Proteins encoded together in one Planctomyces sp. SH-PL14 window:
- a CDS encoding dihydrodipicolinate synthase family protein — protein MSASDLFRGCMPALMTPCRADGTIEYDPLVRKGRELVAAGMRAVVYCGSMGDWPLLTDAQRQEGVRRLVEAGVPVVVGTGAQNTRLAAEHAAHARKVGAAGLMVIPRVLSRGISESAQRAHFSEVLRAGGDLPAVIYNSPYYGYQTRAGLFAELRRDHRNLVGFKEFGGADSLSYAAEFITSGDPDLALMVGVDTQVYHGFVRCGAVGAITGIGNALPGPVLRLVSLCEKAAAGDPESRRRAQELEEALQVLSKYDEGPDLVLYYKYLMVLEGNPEYEHHFQATDALSPTQREFVRSQWTLFKSWWSAWPGRGETK, from the coding sequence ATGTCCGCCTCTGATCTCTTCCGCGGTTGCATGCCCGCCCTGATGACCCCCTGCCGGGCCGACGGGACCATTGAGTACGACCCCCTCGTTCGCAAGGGACGGGAACTCGTCGCCGCCGGGATGCGGGCGGTCGTCTACTGCGGGTCGATGGGAGACTGGCCTCTTCTGACCGACGCCCAGCGGCAGGAAGGGGTGCGCCGGCTCGTCGAAGCGGGGGTGCCGGTCGTCGTCGGGACGGGAGCCCAGAACACTCGCCTCGCCGCCGAACATGCGGCCCACGCCCGGAAGGTCGGAGCCGCGGGACTGATGGTCATTCCCCGCGTCCTCTCACGCGGGATTTCCGAATCGGCCCAGCGGGCACACTTCTCCGAGGTCCTCCGCGCCGGCGGGGACCTTCCCGCCGTGATCTACAACAGCCCCTATTACGGCTACCAGACCCGGGCGGGACTGTTCGCCGAGCTGCGGCGGGACCACCGCAATCTCGTGGGCTTCAAGGAATTCGGCGGCGCGGACTCGCTCAGTTACGCCGCGGAGTTCATCACGAGCGGCGACCCGGACCTGGCGCTGATGGTCGGCGTCGACACGCAGGTCTACCACGGCTTTGTCCGGTGCGGGGCGGTCGGCGCGATCACGGGCATCGGCAACGCGCTCCCCGGGCCGGTGCTGCGGCTCGTGAGCCTCTGCGAGAAAGCGGCCGCGGGTGATCCCGAGTCGCGGAGGCGGGCGCAGGAGCTCGAAGAAGCCCTGCAGGTCCTTTCGAAATACGACGAAGGGCCGGACCTCGTCCTCTACTACAAGTACCTGATGGTCCTCGAAGGGAATCCCGAGTACGAGCACCACTTCCAGGCGACCGACGCCCTGAGTCCCACGCAGCGGGAATTCGTCCGCAGCCAGTGGACGCTGTTCAAGAGCTGGTGGAGCGCCTGGCCGGGACGGGGGGAGACGAAGTGA
- a CDS encoding glycerophosphodiester phosphodiesterase family protein: MALLRMNSRELVSWVCQRTSQRFRAAVPFSLSFRLLQAALVIPIVAGSLRLLLQRWGRASVGNFEIAAFLLSPPGLAALIGVGTISLGSLYLELAGLMRLLADGRLRWWQALLASGRLIPRLLQLGARQFVFFLLMAVPFVLGIALAYWMLWRGRDLNGLIHLRPPVFWWGVLLAGGLLLTYAVMAARWFLKWILAVPATLFDSSISPPAALQWSVTRTAGQELRLLGLVLAWSLMQLLLNLAVFLALRWGASIAINLAGESLKTALPVTAALLVIFAVAGALLALVASLTFAGLTLALFREAAGNSSFDDNDQALQGTMRAPVLPWIVSGGLLLLAIATGALSHRLLAAVTLDDRLEITAHRAGASHAPENSVAALRQAIMDRADWAEIDVQLTRDNALVILHDIDLARIGGGNRRVDSVTFEELRALEIGTVVNEKFAGERVPTLEEMLAAAGQEIRMNVELKPHGKADETALTEAVVTAIRKANMVDRCRICSQSYPSLQLARRLEPSLPIGFIAATSIGDLAELDVDFLMVKSELISRNLVERAAAHGMQVHAWTVNDSAWMSPLIDRGVANVITDDPVLMRSRLEEIRSLSPLDRLLLRARSEFTNGRP, from the coding sequence ATGGCACTCCTGCGCATGAACTCTCGCGAACTTGTGAGCTGGGTCTGTCAGCGGACGTCGCAGCGCTTTCGCGCGGCGGTGCCGTTTTCGTTGTCGTTCAGACTTCTTCAGGCGGCACTGGTCATACCGATCGTGGCGGGCAGTCTGCGGCTGCTGCTGCAACGCTGGGGAAGAGCTTCAGTCGGCAATTTCGAGATCGCGGCGTTTCTGCTGTCGCCTCCCGGGCTGGCCGCTCTGATCGGCGTCGGCACGATCTCGCTGGGCTCCCTCTATCTGGAGCTTGCCGGGTTGATGCGGCTCCTGGCCGACGGACGTCTCAGGTGGTGGCAGGCATTGCTTGCCTCGGGGCGACTGATTCCGCGTTTACTTCAGCTCGGCGCCAGACAGTTCGTGTTCTTTCTCCTCATGGCAGTCCCGTTCGTGCTGGGAATCGCCCTGGCCTACTGGATGCTGTGGCGCGGGCGTGATCTGAACGGCTTGATCCATCTGAGACCGCCGGTTTTCTGGTGGGGAGTCCTGCTGGCCGGCGGATTGCTCCTCACCTACGCCGTCATGGCAGCGCGCTGGTTTCTGAAGTGGATCCTGGCAGTCCCGGCGACGTTGTTCGACTCCAGCATCTCCCCACCTGCGGCACTGCAGTGGAGTGTCACGCGGACCGCGGGCCAGGAACTCCGCCTGCTCGGATTGGTTCTTGCCTGGTCGCTGATGCAGCTGCTGCTCAATCTCGCTGTCTTCCTGGCGCTAAGGTGGGGAGCATCGATTGCAATCAACCTTGCGGGGGAATCCCTGAAAACGGCTCTGCCTGTGACGGCAGCCCTGTTGGTCATCTTCGCAGTGGCGGGCGCCCTGCTGGCTCTGGTCGCCTCATTGACGTTCGCAGGGCTGACACTGGCATTGTTTCGAGAAGCTGCCGGGAACTCGTCGTTCGACGACAACGACCAGGCGCTGCAGGGGACGATGCGTGCCCCCGTTCTGCCGTGGATTGTGTCAGGAGGACTGCTGCTGCTCGCCATCGCGACTGGAGCCTTGAGTCATCGCCTGCTGGCTGCCGTCACGCTTGACGACCGGCTGGAGATCACGGCTCACCGGGCTGGCGCCAGCCATGCACCGGAGAATTCCGTGGCCGCGCTGCGGCAGGCGATCATGGACCGTGCGGACTGGGCGGAAATCGACGTGCAACTCACCCGGGACAATGCTCTGGTGATCCTGCATGACATCGATCTGGCACGGATCGGGGGCGGGAACAGACGCGTTGATTCCGTCACTTTCGAGGAGCTTCGCGCACTCGAAATCGGCACCGTCGTGAATGAGAAATTCGCCGGAGAAAGAGTGCCAACCCTGGAAGAGATGCTGGCAGCGGCGGGACAGGAGATTCGAATGAATGTCGAACTCAAGCCGCACGGCAAAGCGGACGAGACGGCGTTGACCGAAGCCGTCGTCACGGCCATTCGCAAAGCGAACATGGTCGATCGCTGTCGGATCTGCTCGCAATCCTACCCGAGCCTGCAGCTGGCGCGGCGGCTTGAGCCCTCGCTGCCGATCGGGTTCATCGCGGCGACTTCGATCGGAGATCTCGCTGAGCTGGATGTCGATTTTCTGATGGTCAAATCCGAGCTCATCTCACGCAACCTGGTCGAACGGGCGGCCGCTCACGGAATGCAGGTCCATGCGTGGACGGTCAACGATTCCGCATGGATGTCGCCGTTAATCGATCGAGGGGTTGCCAATGTCATTACCGACGATCCTGTGCTGATGCGATCGCGACTGGAAGAAATCCGCAGCTTGAGTCCTCTCGATCGGCTTCTGCTTCGAGCACGTAGCGAGTTCACCAACGGACGACCGTGA
- a CDS encoding glycosyltransferase translates to MAIPDDSLTSQPAEAPPAEQDGRIRLALVIPTLDQSGAEKQLSLLATGLPRDRFQVDVVALTRSGPLEAVLREAGIPVHVIGKRWRFDPFPVLRLRQWIRERRPGIVHSWLFAANSAVRMAVPSRSPVKVVVSERCVDSWKSSWQLWLDRRLARRTDHLVGNSQSVVDFYRAQGIASVPMSVIPNGVTVPADPGQTRAEFFATVGIPADARVALYVGRLAKQKRLTDLLWAAQLVRQKDPRFRFLLVGDGPERAALEEHARNVEVSEFVRFLGHRPDAASLLHHADVFWLASDFEGMSNSLMEAMACGKPCVVSDIPPNRELVLHGETGYCINPGDSVGFAQFTSRILEDLPLADRLGQAGRQRMAAEFRIDQMVERHAALYESLVRDSVLSGQSAG, encoded by the coding sequence ATGGCGATCCCCGATGACAGTCTGACGTCCCAACCCGCTGAGGCCCCGCCTGCGGAGCAGGATGGCCGCATTCGCCTCGCTCTCGTCATTCCCACGCTCGACCAGTCCGGGGCGGAGAAGCAGCTCTCCCTGCTGGCGACGGGGCTCCCCCGGGACCGTTTCCAGGTCGATGTCGTCGCCCTGACCCGCTCGGGACCTCTCGAAGCGGTTCTTCGCGAGGCGGGAATCCCAGTCCACGTCATCGGAAAGCGCTGGCGGTTCGACCCATTTCCGGTCCTCCGGCTGCGGCAGTGGATCCGCGAGCGCCGCCCCGGCATCGTCCACTCCTGGCTCTTCGCGGCGAACTCCGCGGTCCGGATGGCGGTCCCCTCCCGCTCGCCGGTCAAAGTCGTCGTGAGCGAGCGCTGCGTCGACAGCTGGAAATCGAGCTGGCAGCTGTGGCTCGACCGCCGGCTCGCCCGGCGGACGGACCACCTCGTCGGAAACTCGCAGAGCGTCGTCGACTTCTACCGCGCGCAGGGAATCGCGTCGGTCCCGATGAGCGTCATCCCGAACGGCGTGACGGTCCCCGCGGATCCAGGCCAGACCCGCGCCGAATTCTTCGCGACGGTCGGCATTCCCGCCGATGCCCGGGTCGCCCTGTACGTCGGACGGCTGGCGAAGCAGAAGCGGCTCACGGATCTGCTGTGGGCCGCGCAGCTCGTCCGCCAGAAGGATCCCCGATTCCGGTTCCTCCTCGTCGGCGACGGCCCCGAACGGGCGGCTCTGGAGGAGCATGCCCGCAACGTGGAAGTCTCCGAGTTCGTCCGATTCCTGGGCCATCGCCCGGACGCCGCGTCGCTCCTGCATCATGCCGACGTCTTCTGGCTGGCGAGCGATTTTGAAGGGATGTCGAACAGCCTGATGGAGGCGATGGCGTGCGGAAAGCCGTGCGTCGTGAGCGACATCCCCCCCAACCGCGAGCTCGTCCTCCACGGCGAGACGGGCTACTGCATCAATCCGGGCGACAGCGTCGGCTTCGCCCAGTTCACGAGCCGTATCCTCGAGGATCTTCCCCTCGCCGATCGCCTCGGTCAGGCCGGCCGGCAGCGGATGGCGGCGGAGTTCCGGATTGACCAGATGGTCGAGCGGCATGCGGCGCTCTACGAATCGCTCGTGCGGGACTCCGTCTTGTCCGGTCAATCCGCGGGGTGA
- a CDS encoding tetratricopeptide repeat protein: protein MKVWPFVLGLIVLTLLPYLQVANFDFVLLDDPQYVVDSELVRRGLDPLALWGALTEFHADNWHPLTWWSLMLDFEVFGLRAGPFHLVNLGLHLANVLLLFHVFRSWTGDVWRSFLLAGVFAVHPLHVESVAWVASRKDVLSGLFVVLSFWAYGGWAKTREPGWWWLVTLFVTLGLLAKPTVVVLPCLLLLLDLWPFHRLGDLRLGATVVRRCWRLVLEKLPWFGLVALTSAITMSAQRMGRLSRDAGDWPLALRLANAPIQVWNYLAKMVWPSPLYVPYMYDPPSSRLWVAGAVGLILAVSVGLFAYRRRSLAPLVGWLWFLGMLVPVSGLVQVGKQPMADRYMYLPMIGVLIGVLWCLPNRPRRTARALAGVGCLVLGLLATKCWSQVGVWRNTDTLFGHALEMDPTNDSAHYILGSRALAQGDPEVGLRHLRQAVHWDRTRWERRRLFAGDPNPKNTRHAKTRWADVYYSLGQAELGQGKLAEATSSFRSALELDPDRLDVRLSLAGTLLGQREEDAARNELAEILRRDPEHAAARRITERLGGSVPQVRP from the coding sequence GTGAAGGTCTGGCCGTTTGTCCTGGGGCTGATCGTCCTGACCCTGCTCCCGTATCTTCAGGTCGCAAACTTCGATTTTGTGCTGTTGGACGATCCGCAGTACGTTGTGGATTCCGAGCTGGTCCGCCGCGGGCTCGATCCGCTGGCTCTTTGGGGAGCCCTCACCGAGTTCCACGCCGACAACTGGCATCCGCTCACCTGGTGGAGCCTGATGCTGGACTTCGAGGTGTTCGGGCTCCGAGCCGGGCCGTTCCATCTCGTCAACCTCGGTCTTCACCTCGCCAATGTCCTGCTTCTGTTTCACGTCTTCCGCTCCTGGACCGGAGACGTGTGGAGGAGCTTTCTGCTGGCCGGAGTCTTTGCCGTCCACCCGCTGCACGTTGAATCCGTAGCCTGGGTCGCCTCCCGGAAGGACGTGCTCAGCGGCCTGTTTGTCGTATTGAGCTTCTGGGCCTACGGCGGCTGGGCCAAGACGCGGGAGCCAGGGTGGTGGTGGCTCGTCACGCTGTTCGTGACGCTGGGCCTGCTGGCGAAGCCGACCGTTGTCGTCCTGCCGTGCCTGCTGCTTCTGCTCGACCTCTGGCCGTTCCATCGCTTGGGCGATCTCCGGCTCGGAGCGACCGTCGTCCGGCGGTGCTGGCGGCTGGTCCTCGAAAAACTGCCGTGGTTCGGACTGGTCGCGCTGACTTCGGCGATCACGATGTCGGCCCAGCGGATGGGACGGCTGTCGCGGGATGCGGGAGACTGGCCGCTGGCTCTCCGGTTGGCCAACGCGCCGATCCAGGTCTGGAACTATCTGGCGAAGATGGTGTGGCCCTCGCCGCTCTACGTCCCCTACATGTACGACCCGCCGTCGAGCCGCCTGTGGGTCGCCGGTGCCGTGGGGCTCATTCTGGCGGTCTCCGTTGGCCTGTTCGCGTATCGCCGCCGCAGTCTGGCGCCGCTGGTCGGATGGCTGTGGTTCCTCGGTATGCTGGTTCCCGTCAGCGGCCTCGTGCAGGTCGGCAAGCAGCCGATGGCGGACCGGTACATGTACCTCCCCATGATCGGCGTCCTGATCGGCGTGCTGTGGTGCCTGCCGAATCGGCCGCGGCGGACGGCGCGGGCCCTCGCCGGTGTCGGTTGCCTCGTTCTCGGCCTGCTCGCGACGAAGTGCTGGTCGCAGGTGGGAGTCTGGAGAAACACCGACACGTTGTTCGGCCATGCGCTGGAGATGGATCCCACGAACGACTCCGCCCACTACATCCTCGGGTCGCGAGCCCTTGCCCAGGGGGATCCCGAGGTGGGCTTGAGGCATCTCCGACAGGCGGTCCACTGGGACCGCACGCGATGGGAGCGGCGGCGGCTCTTCGCCGGAGACCCCAACCCGAAAAACACTCGGCACGCCAAGACTCGATGGGCGGACGTCTACTACTCACTCGGACAGGCGGAGCTGGGTCAAGGGAAACTTGCGGAAGCCACCTCCAGCTTCCGGTCGGCGCTCGAACTGGATCCGGACCGACTCGATGTCAGGCTGTCGCTCGCCGGGACGCTGCTCGGCCAGAGGGAAGAGGACGCCGCGCGGAATGAGCTCGCGGAAATCCTCCGGCGCGATCCGGAACATGCCGCGGCACGGCGGATCACGGAGCGTCTGGGTGGTTCCGTTCCGCAGGTGCGTCCATGA
- a CDS encoding RimK family protein produces MIVATNNGTDEKPLQRKDGAMSTLIVANSPKDWPFEIPGVEIVDAWDYLTQSEYSDLRGAKVLNLCRSYSYQSTGYYVSLLAEARGHKPIPSIQTLQDIRSQSIVRVVSDDLDDLVQECLGSLHSEEFELSVYFGRNMAKKYDRLALQLFNLFQAPLIRVKFGKNKKWSIRSVKAISGQDVPESHRPFVAEAAAKHFSGRAVSKPKKARSRYDMAILWDATAQNTPSDEAALKKFIKAGTSMGIEVEVISKDDYGRLLEFDALFIRETTGINDHTYRFSRTAANEGLVVMDDPQSIARCTNKVFLAELMERHEIPTPKTLVLHEDNVDEVVAKLGFPMVLKKPDSAFSQGVVKMKTEDELRERLKEFFEESELLVAQEFLPTEFDWRIGILDRRPLFACKYFMAPGHWQIIQQEKTGDGRYGKYETLPVELAPRKAVSVALKAANLIGDGLYGVDVKQSGGNFYVIEVNDNPNIEQGVEDSILRDDLYHRIMACFLARLERRRAWVPAE; encoded by the coding sequence GTGATTGTCGCGACGAACAACGGTACGGACGAAAAGCCACTGCAGCGCAAGGACGGAGCGATGTCGACGTTGATCGTCGCCAATTCCCCGAAGGACTGGCCCTTCGAGATCCCCGGCGTCGAAATCGTCGACGCCTGGGACTACCTCACCCAGTCGGAATACAGCGATCTGCGGGGGGCCAAGGTCCTCAACCTCTGCCGCTCCTACAGCTACCAGAGCACGGGCTACTACGTCTCCCTGCTGGCGGAGGCCCGCGGCCACAAGCCGATCCCCAGCATCCAGACGCTGCAGGACATCCGCTCCCAATCGATCGTCCGGGTCGTCTCGGACGACCTCGACGACCTCGTCCAGGAGTGCCTCGGCAGCCTGCACTCGGAGGAGTTCGAGCTCAGCGTCTACTTCGGCCGGAACATGGCCAAGAAGTACGACCGGCTCGCCCTGCAGCTGTTCAACCTCTTCCAGGCCCCGCTGATCCGGGTCAAGTTCGGCAAGAACAAAAAGTGGTCGATCCGCAGCGTCAAGGCGATCAGCGGCCAGGACGTCCCGGAGTCGCACCGCCCGTTCGTCGCCGAGGCGGCCGCGAAGCATTTCTCCGGCCGCGCGGTCTCGAAGCCTAAAAAGGCCCGCAGCCGCTACGACATGGCGATCCTGTGGGACGCCACCGCCCAGAACACCCCGTCGGACGAAGCGGCCCTCAAGAAGTTCATCAAGGCCGGCACGAGCATGGGGATCGAGGTCGAAGTCATCTCCAAGGATGACTACGGCCGGCTCCTCGAATTCGACGCCCTGTTCATCCGCGAAACGACCGGGATCAACGACCACACCTATCGCTTCTCCCGCACGGCGGCGAACGAAGGGCTCGTCGTCATGGACGACCCGCAGTCAATCGCCCGCTGCACCAACAAGGTGTTCCTCGCCGAGCTGATGGAGCGGCACGAGATCCCGACCCCCAAGACACTCGTCCTCCACGAGGACAACGTCGACGAGGTGGTCGCCAAGCTCGGCTTCCCGATGGTCCTCAAGAAGCCGGACAGCGCCTTCTCGCAGGGCGTGGTCAAAATGAAGACCGAGGACGAACTCCGCGAGCGCCTGAAGGAGTTCTTCGAGGAGTCCGAGCTGCTCGTCGCCCAAGAGTTCCTGCCGACGGAATTCGACTGGCGGATCGGGATCCTCGACCGCCGGCCGCTCTTCGCCTGCAAGTACTTCATGGCCCCCGGCCACTGGCAGATCATCCAGCAGGAAAAGACGGGCGACGGCCGTTACGGCAAGTACGAAACCCTCCCGGTCGAGCTCGCCCCCCGCAAGGCGGTCAGCGTGGCCCTCAAGGCGGCGAACCTGATCGGCGACGGCCTCTACGGGGTCGACGTCAAGCAGTCGGGTGGAAACTTCTACGTCATCGAAGTGAACGACAACCCGAACATCGAGCAGGGTGTCGAGGACTCGATCCTCCGCGACGACCTGTACCACCGGATCATGGCGTGCTTCCTCGCCCGCCTCGAACGCCGCCGCGCCTGGGTGCCGGCGGAGTGA
- a CDS encoding type II secretion system F family protein gives MRLGSNRRKALHNFGRRAGVDDLNSLANVLLQADRFGTAISTALRDMEKSIRHKRRQKAEERASNSAVTLLIPLILVGTRRSLTLTLQRAYFGFAPPTLMTSQD, from the coding sequence ATGCGCCTCGGCAGCAACCGGAGAAAAGCGCTGCACAACTTCGGCAGGCGAGCGGGCGTCGACGATCTGAACTCGCTGGCGAACGTCCTGCTGCAGGCGGATCGATTTGGAACGGCAATCTCCACGGCCTTAAGAGACATGGAGAAGTCGATCCGTCACAAGCGACGGCAGAAGGCGGAGGAACGGGCCTCCAACTCAGCTGTGACGCTGCTCATACCGCTGATCCTCGTAGGTACCCGGCGTTCCTTGACGCTCACTCTCCAACGTGCCTACTTTGGCTTCGCCCCTCCGACGCTGATGACGAGCCAGGACTGA
- a CDS encoding class I SAM-dependent methyltransferase — protein MTAAKDFGAIESDYAFFMAHATEAESDVAEYVRNLAGFAAERTSIHVLDFGCGTGEFSRRLASALNWPPERLHWGLVEPVRHQREEAARRLAPFSRHAIESFERLPPASERSFDLVLSNHVLYYVDDLAATLREMQESLRPGGRLLLAIAGWDNPLLQLWKVGFASLGRPVPYRAAEEVETLLSRQGARFRKSRADYQLRFPDTVENRLKLLRFLFGPFLDEISPSRLLGELDRHVRGDHLEVNTHSDHFAVEG, from the coding sequence ATGACGGCGGCCAAGGACTTCGGGGCGATCGAGAGCGACTACGCGTTCTTCATGGCGCATGCGACGGAGGCGGAGAGCGACGTCGCCGAGTACGTCCGGAACCTGGCGGGCTTTGCCGCCGAACGAACGTCGATCCACGTGCTCGATTTCGGCTGCGGCACCGGGGAGTTCTCGCGGCGGCTGGCGTCGGCGTTGAACTGGCCCCCCGAGCGGCTGCACTGGGGACTCGTCGAACCGGTGCGGCACCAGCGCGAGGAGGCGGCGCGACGACTCGCCCCGTTCAGCCGGCACGCGATCGAGAGCTTCGAGCGCCTCCCTCCCGCGTCGGAGCGATCCTTCGACCTGGTACTGTCGAACCACGTCCTCTACTACGTCGACGATCTGGCCGCGACGCTCCGGGAAATGCAGGAGTCGCTCCGTCCCGGCGGCCGCCTGCTCCTGGCGATCGCCGGGTGGGACAATCCCCTCCTCCAGCTCTGGAAGGTCGGCTTCGCCTCCCTGGGCCGGCCGGTCCCCTACCGCGCGGCGGAGGAAGTCGAAACGCTACTGTCCCGGCAGGGCGCCCGCTTTCGAAAGTCCCGGGCGGACTACCAGCTCCGCTTTCCCGACACGGTCGAGAACCGGCTGAAGCTGCTCCGCTTCCTGTTCGGCCCCTTTCTCGACGAGATCTCGCCGTCCCGCCTGCTTGGCGAACTGGACCGCCATGTCCGCGGCGACCATCTCGAAGTGAATACGCACAGCGATCACTTCGCCGTCGAGGGCTAG
- a CDS encoding cysteine peptidase family C39 domain-containing protein, with product MESRLHLDIAPQPDNNTCGPTCLHAIYNYYGDEVPLPQLIREVPALSEGGTLAVLLGCHALARGYTVKLYTYNLTVFDPTWFQPGGPPIADRLRKQMELKDIPKLRLASQAYLEFLRLGGSLRMEDMTGNLLRRYLKRAIPIISGLSATYLYNEPRESMDGGPDDVGGTPQGHFVVLCGYDAIERSVLVADPLQPNPLAAPNGKYDVDLDRLMCAIMLGVVTYDSNLLVIQPKGRKDWIAAPDSDGSGARPAVDAPRPD from the coding sequence ATGGAGAGTCGTCTGCACCTGGACATCGCACCGCAACCGGACAACAACACCTGCGGTCCGACGTGCCTGCACGCGATCTACAATTACTACGGTGACGAGGTCCCGCTCCCGCAACTCATCCGCGAAGTCCCGGCCCTGTCGGAAGGGGGGACGCTGGCGGTGCTCCTCGGCTGCCACGCCCTGGCCCGCGGCTACACGGTCAAGCTCTACACCTACAACCTGACGGTATTCGACCCGACGTGGTTCCAGCCCGGCGGCCCGCCGATCGCCGATCGACTTCGGAAGCAGATGGAGCTGAAGGACATTCCCAAGCTGCGACTCGCGTCGCAGGCGTACCTTGAGTTCCTCCGCCTGGGGGGGAGCCTCCGGATGGAGGACATGACGGGAAACCTGCTCCGCCGCTACCTCAAGCGGGCAATCCCGATCATTTCCGGCCTCAGCGCCACCTATCTGTACAACGAGCCCCGCGAATCGATGGACGGCGGACCGGACGACGTCGGCGGGACACCGCAAGGCCATTTTGTGGTCCTGTGCGGTTATGACGCCATTGAACGCTCTGTCCTGGTGGCCGATCCCCTTCAGCCGAACCCGCTGGCGGCGCCGAACGGCAAATATGATGTTGACCTCGACCGGCTGATGTGTGCAATCATGCTCGGCGTGGTCACCTACGACAGCAACCTGCTGGTGATCCAACCGAAAGGTCGGAAAGACTGGATTGCCGCACCGGACTCGGACGGGTCCGGAGCGAGACCCGCGGTCGATGCGCCTCGACCGGACTGA
- a CDS encoding proline racemase family protein, whose protein sequence is MSLSDLPIRVIDSHTEGEPTRVVLSGGPDLGAGPLKDRLSRFRETADDFRRTCILEPRGSEALVGALLCEPEDPSCAAGVIFFNNAGYLGMCGHGAIGVAVTLAYLGRIGPGMHRLETPVGVVDVELIDPNQAAIGNVPSYRYRSQMAVDVEGLGTVVGDVAWGGNWFFLVEQSPCPLTPANLRRLNDAADSVRAALRRQQITGAEGQEIDHIEFFGPAQAPDAHSRNFVYCPGGAYDRSPCGTGTSAKLACLAAAGKLGPGETWVQESIIGSRFTARYREGTAGRIHPTITGRAYICGESTLIRQPADPFRHGISLGS, encoded by the coding sequence GTGAGCCTCTCCGACCTCCCGATTCGCGTGATCGACTCTCACACCGAGGGGGAGCCGACGCGGGTCGTCCTCAGTGGCGGGCCGGATCTCGGGGCCGGCCCGCTCAAGGACCGGCTGAGCCGCTTCCGCGAGACGGCGGACGACTTCCGCCGGACCTGCATCCTGGAGCCCCGCGGCTCGGAAGCGCTCGTCGGGGCGCTCCTGTGCGAGCCCGAAGACCCGTCGTGCGCGGCGGGGGTGATCTTCTTCAACAACGCCGGCTATCTCGGGATGTGCGGTCACGGGGCGATCGGCGTCGCGGTGACGCTGGCCTATCTCGGCCGGATCGGTCCGGGGATGCACCGGCTCGAAACCCCCGTCGGGGTCGTCGACGTCGAACTGATCGATCCCAACCAGGCGGCGATCGGCAACGTGCCGAGCTATCGCTACCGCAGCCAGATGGCGGTCGACGTCGAAGGGCTGGGGACCGTCGTGGGGGATGTCGCCTGGGGAGGGAACTGGTTCTTCCTGGTGGAGCAGTCCCCCTGCCCGCTGACCCCGGCGAACCTCCGCCGCCTGAACGATGCCGCCGACAGCGTTCGTGCCGCGCTCCGGCGGCAGCAGATCACGGGGGCCGAGGGGCAGGAGATCGACCACATCGAGTTCTTCGGCCCCGCTCAGGCTCCCGACGCCCATAGCCGCAACTTCGTCTACTGTCCGGGAGGAGCCTATGACCGCTCCCCGTGCGGGACGGGAACGAGCGCCAAGCTCGCCTGTCTGGCGGCGGCGGGGAAGCTGGGACCGGGGGAGACGTGGGTCCAGGAAAGCATCATTGGCAGCCGGTTCACCGCCCGTTACCGGGAAGGGACCGCCGGCCGGATCCATCCGACGATCACCGGCCGCGCCTATATCTGCGGGGAGTCGACCCTGATCCGGCAACCGGCCGATCCCTTCCGCCACGGAATCTCGCTGGGAAGCTGA